A window of Christiangramia forsetii KT0803 contains these coding sequences:
- a CDS encoding mechanosensitive ion channel family protein: MQDQTTKEKVTEVIEQDIWGLIKEIWNAGFSYNIGSEDLKITVGLIVIIVLTFLVTSVVLRLIRSFITSKLLEEDKMKFISVFKFIKYFVYLTVILITLSSTGVDVTILLTASAALFVGLGLALQELFQDVIGGIFIILDKSLLVGDVIEMDGRVARVFEIKLRTTRALTRDDKVMIIPNHKFISDTVYNYTQNHKTTREVVRIGVAYGSDVEKVREVLLECAREQKGILKKPEPFVLFEDFGDSALLFGLHFYVSDSFVDPKVKSELRFKINNRFRLNNITIPFPQRDVHMFYPKEIQNPEESNEDA; this comes from the coding sequence ATGCAGGATCAAACAACAAAGGAGAAAGTTACTGAGGTAATCGAGCAGGATATCTGGGGATTGATAAAAGAGATCTGGAATGCTGGATTTAGCTACAATATAGGAAGCGAGGATCTTAAGATCACGGTAGGCCTTATTGTTATAATTGTACTAACATTTTTAGTAACAAGTGTTGTTTTAAGACTTATTAGATCGTTTATCACTTCCAAATTACTGGAGGAGGATAAAATGAAGTTTATAAGTGTATTTAAGTTTATTAAATACTTTGTTTACCTAACGGTGATATTAATAACCTTGAGTTCCACCGGGGTAGATGTTACTATTCTTTTAACTGCTTCTGCAGCGCTTTTTGTTGGACTAGGTCTTGCCTTACAGGAATTATTTCAGGATGTTATTGGAGGGATCTTTATTATTCTTGATAAATCTCTGCTGGTAGGCGATGTTATAGAGATGGACGGACGTGTGGCCAGGGTTTTTGAGATCAAACTAAGAACAACCCGGGCTTTGACCAGGGATGATAAAGTAATGATTATCCCAAATCATAAATTCATAAGTGACACCGTTTATAATTATACTCAAAACCATAAAACAACTCGGGAGGTTGTAAGAATTGGGGTTGCTTACGGGAGTGATGTAGAGAAGGTGCGGGAAGTCCTTTTAGAGTGCGCGAGAGAACAAAAAGGAATTTTAAAAAAACCTGAGCCATTTGTGCTTTTTGAGGATTTTGGGGATTCTGCATTGCTTTTCGGGCTGCATTTCTATGTGTCAGATAGTTTTGTAGATCCTAAAGTAAAAAGTGAGTTGAGATTTAAGATCAATAATAGATTTAGATTGAACAATATAACCATTCCATTCCCACAAAGGGATGTACATATGTTCTATCCAAAAGAAATTCAGAACCCCGAAGAATCTAACGAAGATGCGTAA
- a CDS encoding DUF6268 family outer membrane beta-barrel protein: MRKSLYLIILLFFSLSAFCQSTDLARLEYTYFPQKNSDNSFRRIRAQVAYPIALKKEGSYLIPGLEYRNVQFKYDDPVPFATSDLDRFQSFTASLGYTFKMNDIWRFGAQGGLKIASNFSQNDIFSDDLIYTGALYFIKIKEDDRYYEPWRLILGLQYSTTTGFPFPLPIVNYYKRWDENWSFMAGIPKSNLKYYFNDKHEVQLFATLDGFFSNIQKNFDATPEVQNNPVAESMSMTILLSGLGYEFKLTDHLKFYLYGGHTIINDIRFRDADKNDVYTINDTNTFYARSGLKFTIL, encoded by the coding sequence ATGCGTAAAAGCCTGTATTTAATAATTTTATTATTTTTTAGTCTGAGTGCTTTTTGCCAGTCGACAGATCTGGCCAGGTTAGAGTATACCTATTTTCCGCAGAAAAATTCAGATAACTCTTTTAGAAGAATACGGGCACAGGTTGCATATCCAATAGCACTGAAGAAAGAAGGTTCCTATTTGATTCCGGGACTAGAATATAGAAATGTGCAATTTAAATATGATGATCCCGTACCTTTCGCTACCAGCGACCTGGATAGATTTCAAAGTTTTACAGCATCTCTAGGTTACACCTTTAAAATGAATGATATATGGAGATTCGGTGCTCAGGGAGGTCTTAAGATCGCCTCTAATTTTTCCCAAAATGATATATTTAGTGATGACCTTATTTATACAGGAGCCTTATACTTTATTAAGATAAAAGAAGACGATAGGTATTACGAGCCCTGGAGGCTAATTCTTGGACTCCAGTATTCTACCACTACCGGTTTCCCGTTTCCTCTGCCTATTGTGAACTATTATAAAAGATGGGATGAGAACTGGTCTTTTATGGCGGGTATTCCTAAATCCAATTTAAAGTATTATTTTAATGACAAACATGAAGTACAGTTGTTTGCTACTTTAGATGGATTTTTCTCCAATATTCAGAAGAACTTTGATGCGACTCCTGAAGTTCAAAATAATCCGGTAGCTGAAAGCATGTCTATGACTATTCTTTTAAGTGGTTTGGGATATGAATTCAAGCTTACAGATCATTTGAAATTTTATTTATATGGAGGACACACCATCATAAATGATATTAGGTTTAGAGATGCAGATAAAAATGATGTTTATACTATAAACGATACAAATACATTCTACGCTAGAAGCGGACTAAAATTTACAATACTATAA
- a CDS encoding sigma-54-dependent transcriptional regulator, with the protein MAKILLIEDEASIRRVLNKILTEESKNYEVTDAEDGLQGMELVKNEDFDLILCDIKMPKMDGVEVLEAVKKIKPEIPVVMISGHGDLDTAVNTMKIGAFDYISKPPDLNRLLNTVRNALDRKELVVENTRLKKKVSKNYQMIGESQEIHTIKDMIEKVAHTDARVLITGPNGTGKELVAHWLHQKSDRSKGPMVEVNCAAIPSELIESELFGHVKGAFTSANKDRAGKFEAANKGTIFLDEIGDMSLSAQAKVLRALQENRISRVGSDKDIKVDVRVVAATNKDLKKEIEENNFREDLYHRLAVILIEVPALKDRKDDIPLLVDYFSEKIASEQGTNKKEFTKDAIALLQDSEWRGNVRELRNVVERLIILGGKQITDEDVKLFGSRF; encoded by the coding sequence ATGGCAAAAATTTTATTAATAGAAGACGAAGCATCCATTAGAAGGGTACTTAACAAAATTCTTACAGAAGAAAGCAAGAACTATGAAGTTACAGATGCCGAAGATGGACTCCAAGGAATGGAATTGGTAAAAAATGAAGATTTTGACCTTATCCTTTGTGATATAAAAATGCCAAAGATGGATGGTGTTGAGGTATTGGAGGCAGTTAAAAAGATAAAACCTGAAATTCCCGTGGTAATGATATCGGGTCATGGTGATCTTGATACAGCTGTAAACACTATGAAAATAGGAGCATTTGATTATATTTCAAAACCGCCGGATCTAAACCGTCTTTTAAATACAGTAAGAAATGCTCTAGATCGAAAAGAGCTTGTAGTTGAAAATACAAGATTAAAGAAAAAAGTAAGCAAGAATTATCAAATGATAGGGGAATCTCAAGAGATTCATACCATCAAGGATATGATTGAAAAAGTTGCACATACCGATGCCCGTGTTCTTATTACCGGACCAAATGGTACCGGAAAAGAACTGGTGGCGCACTGGCTACATCAAAAAAGTGACCGTTCTAAAGGGCCGATGGTAGAAGTGAATTGTGCTGCTATTCCATCAGAACTTATTGAAAGCGAATTATTTGGTCATGTGAAAGGTGCTTTTACATCAGCTAATAAAGACAGGGCCGGGAAATTTGAAGCTGCAAATAAGGGAACCATATTTCTAGATGAAATTGGTGATATGAGTCTTTCAGCCCAGGCAAAGGTTTTAAGAGCACTACAAGAGAATAGGATTTCAAGAGTTGGTAGCGATAAAGATATTAAAGTGGATGTTAGAGTTGTAGCTGCTACCAATAAAGATCTAAAAAAAGAAATTGAAGAGAATAATTTCAGGGAGGATCTGTACCATAGACTGGCAGTAATTCTTATTGAGGTACCGGCGTTAAAAGACAGAAAAGATGACATTCCTCTACTTGTAGATTATTTCAGCGAAAAGATCGCCAGCGAACAGGGTACTAATAAAAAAGAATTTACCAAAGATGCTATAGCACTGCTACAGGACAGTGAGTGGCGTGGAAATGTAAGGGAACTACGAAATGTTGTGGAACGCTTAATTATTCTTGGAGGTAAGCAGATCACAGATGAAGATGTAAAACTTTTTGGAAGCAGGTTTTAA
- a CDS encoding PPK2 family polyphosphate kinase produces MKKIDHSEFKVSEKIQLKNIKTKFDLNASEDKIKDEMKEIRKDLGDWQDTLYAHGKYSVLICLQGTDTAGKDSLIREVFKDFNSRGVVVHSFKTPSEKELKHDYLWRHYIALPERGKFGVFNRTHYENVLVTRVHPEYILNENIPGINTTSDITEDFWEKRFEQIRDFEQHIAENGTIIFKFFLHLSKEEQRQRLLRRLDKPNKNWKFSPGDLKERKLWDEYQKYYQEAINKTSTHDAPWYIIPADDKDTARYLVAKTLFSELIKYKDVKEPELDPKIKKNIDEYREQLKSEKN; encoded by the coding sequence ATGAAGAAAATAGACCATTCAGAATTTAAAGTTTCTGAAAAGATTCAACTAAAGAATATCAAAACCAAATTTGACCTGAATGCATCTGAAGATAAGATCAAGGATGAAATGAAAGAGATAAGAAAAGATCTCGGAGACTGGCAGGATACTTTATATGCCCATGGTAAATATTCAGTGCTTATATGTTTGCAGGGAACCGATACTGCGGGAAAAGATAGTCTTATCAGGGAAGTGTTCAAAGATTTTAATAGTCGGGGAGTGGTAGTTCATAGTTTTAAAACACCTTCAGAAAAAGAACTGAAACATGATTATCTATGGCGACATTATATAGCTTTACCAGAACGCGGAAAATTTGGTGTTTTCAATAGAACGCATTACGAAAATGTTTTGGTAACCAGAGTGCATCCGGAATATATTCTAAATGAAAACATTCCAGGTATTAACACTACTTCAGATATTACAGAGGATTTCTGGGAAAAAAGATTCGAGCAAATTCGCGATTTTGAGCAGCATATCGCCGAAAATGGGACCATCATATTTAAGTTTTTTCTGCATCTTTCTAAAGAAGAGCAAAGGCAGCGTCTTTTAAGAAGATTAGATAAACCCAATAAAAACTGGAAGTTCTCCCCCGGCGATCTTAAGGAACGAAAATTATGGGACGAATATCAAAAATATTATCAGGAAGCGATAAATAAAACTTCGACTCATGATGCACCCTGGTATATTATTCCTGCAGATGATAAGGATACGGCCAGATATCTGGTAGCTAAAACTTTATTTTCAGAACTTATTAAATACAAAGATGTAAAGGAACCTGAACTGGATCCCAAAATCAAAAAAAATATTGATGAATATAGAGAGCAGCTAAAGAGCGAAAAGAATTAA
- a CDS encoding M20/M25/M40 family metallo-hydrolase gives MKSFYLSLILIFSGIIVSGQTNFTKDSLEMRKIYDMSLLNGKSYDWLDHLSNEIGGRLSGSYSAQQAVEYTKAELEKLGLDKVWLQPVMVPKWTRGEREFAYVQTGPGETRNVNITALGGSIATPAGGTKANVIEVQGIEQLKEYGRENIEGKIVFYNRPMRADHIQTFEAYGGCVDQRYSGAEEAVKYGAVGVIVRSMNLRMDDFPHTGSMSYGDTPNNKRIPAAAISTNDAQYLSGILKVQKDLEFYLKMNCELHEDVQSYNVIGEITGTQNPEQIMVVGGHLDSWDLGDGSHDDGAGVVQSMEVLRLFKETGYKPKKTLRVVLFMNEENGLRGGNKYAEVAKSKNEEHVFALESDAGGFTPRGFSFAANDAQFNKVLSWKKLFKPYLIHYFEQGGSGADIGPLEGGNTVLAGLRPDSQRYFDYHHAASDTFDKVNKRELELGAATMASLVYLVDTYGFNNINKETVEIAD, from the coding sequence ATGAAGTCTTTTTATCTCTCTTTAATTTTGATCTTCTCTGGAATTATAGTCTCCGGACAAACTAATTTTACAAAAGATTCTCTGGAAATGAGAAAGATCTATGACATGTCTCTTCTCAACGGGAAAAGCTATGATTGGTTAGATCATTTATCAAACGAGATAGGAGGGCGATTATCTGGTTCCTATAGTGCGCAACAGGCCGTAGAATATACTAAAGCAGAACTTGAAAAACTGGGTCTTGATAAGGTTTGGTTGCAACCGGTTATGGTACCAAAATGGACAAGGGGAGAAAGAGAATTCGCATACGTGCAAACAGGGCCGGGAGAAACAAGAAATGTGAATATTACGGCGCTTGGAGGTTCAATTGCAACTCCCGCGGGAGGAACCAAAGCAAACGTGATTGAAGTACAGGGAATAGAGCAGTTGAAGGAATATGGCCGGGAAAATATTGAAGGTAAGATTGTATTCTATAACAGGCCCATGCGAGCAGATCATATTCAGACTTTTGAAGCTTATGGTGGTTGTGTAGATCAACGTTATTCCGGAGCTGAAGAAGCTGTAAAATATGGTGCGGTGGGCGTTATTGTAAGGTCTATGAATCTAAGAATGGACGATTTTCCTCACACAGGTTCTATGAGTTACGGTGATACTCCTAATAATAAGCGAATCCCCGCAGCAGCAATTTCAACCAATGATGCGCAATATTTAAGCGGAATTTTGAAAGTTCAGAAAGATCTGGAATTTTATTTAAAGATGAATTGTGAGCTGCATGAAGATGTTCAATCTTATAATGTAATTGGAGAAATTACAGGTACACAAAACCCGGAACAGATCATGGTAGTTGGTGGACACTTAGATTCCTGGGATCTAGGAGACGGTTCTCATGATGATGGTGCCGGGGTGGTACAGTCTATGGAGGTCTTGAGATTGTTTAAAGAAACAGGTTATAAGCCGAAGAAAACCTTGCGTGTGGTACTTTTTATGAACGAGGAAAACGGTCTTCGCGGAGGGAACAAATATGCTGAAGTTGCTAAATCTAAAAATGAAGAGCACGTTTTCGCTTTAGAGAGTGATGCCGGAGGATTTACTCCCAGAGGATTTTCTTTTGCCGCAAACGATGCTCAATTCAATAAAGTGCTTTCCTGGAAGAAACTGTTCAAACCTTATTTGATCCATTATTTTGAACAAGGAGGGAGTGGTGCAGATATAGGTCCGCTGGAAGGAGGTAACACTGTACTTGCCGGACTTAGACCGGATTCTCAACGTTATTTCGATTATCACCATGCCGCTAGCGATACTTTTGATAAAGTAAATAAAAGGGAACTGGAATTAGGAGCAGCTACGATGGCTTCATTAGTGTATCTTGTAGATACTTATGGTTTTAATAATATTAATAAGGAGACCGTAGAAATAGCAGATTAA
- a CDS encoding MATE family efflux transporter, which produces MQLSAYTKEFSKNLHIAYPVMLGQLGHVMVGLVDNLMIGQLGAAPLAAVSLGNALVFIAMSMGIGFSFAITPLIAEADGADDLEGGRSYFHHGLILSSINGLLLFILLLIAKPILYYLDQPQEVVDLAIPYLNIVAFSMVPLMAFQAFKQFADGLSQTRYAMYATILANVVNVVFNYLLIYGIWFFPRLELEGAAWGTLISRFFMLWFVWEILRRKSKFIEYFKWSKREMIKWSIFKRILSLGFPTALQMLFEVAIFTGTIFLAGNLGTNPQAANQIALNLASMTFMIAVGLGVTATIRVGNQVGLRKYKELRRIGYSIFLLVFLIEAVFAILFILLKDILPVFYIDNMEVISLAAQLLVIAALFQLSDGIQVVILGALRGLQDVKIPTVICFISYWIIGFPVSFYFGQADQLGSMGIWLGLLAGLTSSAILLYFRFNYLSRKLIRTKETLIA; this is translated from the coding sequence TTGCAGCTTTCAGCTTACACAAAAGAATTCAGTAAGAACCTTCATATCGCATATCCCGTTATGCTTGGCCAGTTGGGTCACGTAATGGTAGGTTTGGTAGATAATTTAATGATTGGACAATTAGGGGCTGCTCCATTAGCGGCAGTTTCTCTTGGAAATGCACTGGTTTTTATAGCAATGTCTATGGGAATTGGCTTTTCGTTTGCTATTACTCCCTTAATTGCTGAAGCTGATGGAGCTGATGATCTTGAGGGTGGAAGAAGTTATTTTCATCATGGGCTTATTCTTAGTAGCATTAATGGTTTACTACTTTTTATACTGCTGTTAATTGCAAAGCCGATTCTATATTATTTAGATCAGCCACAAGAAGTGGTAGATCTGGCAATTCCATATCTTAATATCGTAGCTTTTTCAATGGTACCGTTGATGGCTTTCCAGGCTTTTAAACAGTTCGCAGACGGACTTTCCCAAACGAGATACGCTATGTATGCCACGATTCTTGCTAATGTGGTAAACGTAGTCTTTAACTATTTATTGATTTACGGGATCTGGTTCTTTCCAAGACTGGAGCTGGAAGGAGCTGCCTGGGGAACATTGATTTCACGGTTCTTTATGCTCTGGTTCGTCTGGGAAATATTACGCCGGAAATCTAAATTTATCGAGTATTTCAAATGGTCTAAAAGAGAAATGATCAAGTGGTCAATTTTCAAAAGAATACTCTCACTTGGTTTTCCTACCGCGCTACAGATGCTTTTTGAAGTTGCTATTTTTACCGGAACTATTTTCCTGGCCGGAAATCTGGGAACTAATCCGCAGGCAGCAAATCAGATAGCACTGAACCTGGCTTCGATGACCTTTATGATTGCAGTAGGGCTCGGGGTAACCGCAACAATACGTGTCGGGAATCAGGTTGGATTAAGGAAATATAAAGAATTAAGAAGGATTGGGTATTCCATCTTTTTGCTGGTCTTTTTAATTGAAGCTGTGTTTGCGATCCTTTTTATTCTGTTGAAAGATATTTTACCTGTTTTCTATATAGATAATATGGAAGTGATCTCACTAGCCGCACAGTTGCTGGTGATCGCTGCTCTTTTTCAGCTAAGTGATGGCATACAGGTTGTGATTCTTGGAGCGTTGCGAGGACTTCAGGATGTGAAAATACCTACCGTAATCTGCTTTATCTCTTATTGGATCATCGGTTTTCCGGTAAGTTTCTATTTTGGTCAGGCAGATCAACTGGGGAGTATGGGAATCTGGCTTGGATTACTTGCAGGCTTGACATCCTCTGCAATATTGTTATATTTCCGCTTTAATTATTTAAGCCGAAAATTAATTAGAACTAAAGAAACTTTAATAGCATAA
- a CDS encoding phosphatase PAP2 family protein — translation MEKLAELDRELFLFLNNLGSEQWDWMWIAISDKWMAIPLYAILLYLIFRKFGWKPTLITMVVVTLLITTTDQLANLFKHGFERPRPCRQEGVMEYARYVAERCGRFGYFSAHAANSTGVAVFLSLLFKKHYPKLFVFLLIWAVVVSYSRIYLGVHYPGDVITGMLIGAIFGVLFHFLRKFLTERLKLS, via the coding sequence ATGGAGAAATTAGCCGAATTAGACAGAGAACTTTTTTTATTTCTGAATAATCTTGGTTCAGAACAATGGGACTGGATGTGGATCGCGATTAGTGATAAATGGATGGCGATCCCGCTTTATGCAATTTTACTATATCTGATTTTTCGAAAATTTGGTTGGAAACCCACTTTAATCACCATGGTGGTGGTTACTTTACTGATAACCACAACAGATCAGCTAGCCAATCTTTTCAAACATGGATTTGAAAGACCAAGACCTTGCAGGCAGGAAGGAGTTATGGAATATGCCCGTTATGTTGCTGAAAGATGCGGCAGATTTGGTTACTTCTCTGCCCATGCTGCGAATTCTACCGGAGTGGCAGTTTTCCTGAGTTTGTTGTTTAAAAAACATTATCCTAAACTATTTGTATTTCTGCTTATTTGGGCAGTAGTTGTTTCTTATAGTCGAATTTATCTTGGAGTGCATTACCCGGGAGATGTGATAACAGGAATGCTGATAGGTGCCATATTTGGAGTTTTATTCCATTTTCTAAGAAAATTTCTTACTGAAAGATTAAAACTTTCCTAA
- the meaB gene encoding methylmalonyl Co-A mutase-associated GTPase MeaB, with amino-acid sequence MSKEQQKSALSESGSKPASGNVSAESAKKIRNFRKNKFSEEDLLQDLLKGNKTALGRGITLIESNQKTHQKQAEFLIEGALPHAQKSIRIGITGVPGVGKSTFIESFGSYLIDQGKKVAVLAVDPSSSVSHGSILGDKTRMENLVTKEEAFIRPSPSGDSLGGVARKTRESIILCEAAGFDVILIETVGVGQSETTVHSMTDFFLLLKLAGAGDELQGIKRGIVEMADAIVINKADGENQNPAREAKLEFNRALQLYPAKESEWKPEVKLCSALYNEGVSDIWKMINDFKSKVDENGHFQHNRLEQNKFWLYQTINDYLKSRFYDAPEIKTALKEQLQLIENNKTTAFAAAKHLLSLA; translated from the coding sequence TTGAGTAAAGAACAGCAAAAATCAGCCTTAAGCGAGTCTGGAAGTAAACCTGCTTCTGGCAATGTTAGCGCCGAATCTGCTAAAAAGATTAGAAATTTTAGAAAGAATAAATTTTCTGAAGAAGATCTCCTTCAAGATTTGCTAAAAGGAAATAAAACGGCCTTGGGAAGAGGGATCACTCTTATCGAGAGTAATCAGAAAACCCATCAAAAACAAGCTGAATTTCTTATTGAAGGTGCATTGCCACATGCTCAAAAATCAATTAGAATAGGAATTACAGGCGTACCCGGTGTAGGGAAAAGCACCTTTATTGAAAGTTTTGGTTCTTATCTTATAGACCAGGGAAAGAAAGTTGCAGTTCTTGCTGTAGATCCTAGCAGTTCTGTATCTCACGGAAGTATTCTTGGAGACAAAACCAGGATGGAGAATCTTGTAACCAAAGAAGAAGCTTTTATAAGACCTTCTCCCAGCGGCGATTCGCTTGGAGGTGTGGCCCGAAAAACCAGGGAAAGTATTATTCTCTGCGAAGCTGCCGGATTTGATGTAATCCTAATTGAAACCGTTGGTGTTGGGCAAAGTGAAACCACCGTACATAGCATGACAGATTTCTTTCTCTTATTAAAACTTGCCGGAGCCGGTGATGAATTGCAGGGAATAAAACGCGGAATTGTGGAGATGGCAGATGCTATTGTGATCAATAAAGCCGATGGGGAAAATCAAAACCCAGCCCGGGAAGCCAAGCTTGAATTTAACAGGGCGCTTCAGCTTTATCCAGCCAAAGAAAGCGAGTGGAAACCGGAAGTGAAATTATGTAGTGCGCTTTATAACGAAGGAGTATCAGACATCTGGAAAATGATCAACGATTTTAAATCTAAGGTTGATGAAAATGGTCATTTTCAGCATAATAGACTGGAACAAAATAAATTCTGGTTATACCAAACTATCAATGATTACCTCAAAAGCAGGTTTTATGATGCTCCTGAAATAAAGACAGCCTTAAAAGAACAATTACAGCTTATTGAAAATAATAAAACCACTGCCTTTGCCGCAGCAAAGCATTTATTAAGCCTGGCTTAG
- a CDS encoding organic hydroperoxide resistance protein gives MKNLYKTKVTTHGGRNGHTRSEDGILDMELKKPEGLGGPGGDYSNPEQLFAAGYSACYGSALEVVAEKHKVDLGDYSVTATVKLGKTDSGNLQLSATLDSYIPGVDVETGEKLVNEAHEICPYSRATRDNIDVTLNLLLDE, from the coding sequence ATGAAGAATTTATATAAAACTAAAGTAACTACACATGGAGGCCGTAACGGTCACACGCGTAGTGAAGACGGTATTCTAGATATGGAACTCAAAAAACCAGAAGGTCTTGGAGGTCCGGGTGGAGATTATTCTAACCCCGAGCAATTATTTGCTGCTGGATATTCGGCATGTTATGGAAGTGCTTTAGAAGTGGTCGCTGAAAAACACAAAGTAGATCTTGGCGATTATAGTGTAACCGCTACTGTTAAACTTGGAAAAACCGATTCGGGAAACCTTCAGCTTTCAGCAACTCTGGATTCTTATATTCCGGGAGTTGATGTTGAAACCGGTGAAAAGCTGGTAAACGAAGCACACGAGATTTGCCCTTATTCAAGAGCAACTAGGGATAATATAGATGTGACTCTTAACCTGCTTCTAGACGAATAA